From a single Apium graveolens cultivar Ventura chromosome 2, ASM990537v1, whole genome shotgun sequence genomic region:
- the LOC141702348 gene encoding uncharacterized protein LOC141702348 gives MQPPQPPPANITTFKTFQSVKPPKFRGTQDPVEAHACLKEMEKVFALTNIGDNQKVEYATYFLKGESNYWWETTKALEAAEVITWDRFTRMFLDKYFPRYIQTQMEMKFFELKQDNMTVGEYEKKFTQLFRFIGEYVDSEEKKAKRYQQRLKPWIRSRVAAFELTTYAEVVQKVMVIEGESEQNQKEKGNKKRKFETGEEGSSYRGQN, from the coding sequence ATGCAACCACCTCAACCACCCCCAGCAAACATCACTACTTTCAAAACATTCCAATCTGTAAAACCCCCAAAATTTAGAGGAACTCAAGACCCCGTAGAAGCTCATGCTTgtctcaaggagatggaaaaggtTTTTGCCTTAACAAATATTGGAGATAATCAGAAGGTGGAGTATGCCACTTATTTTCTTAAAGGCGAatcaaactattggtgggagacaACAAAAGCTTTAGAAGCTGCTGAAGTTATTACTTGGGATAGGTTTACGAGAATGTTCTTGGATAAGTATTTTCCTCGCTATATACAAACACAAATGGAGATGAAATTCTTTGAGTTGAAGCAAGACAATATGACAGTTGGcgaatatgagaagaagtttacacAACTTTTTAGGTTTATAGGAGAGTATGTTGATTCTGAAGAGAAAAAGGCAAAAAGGTATCAACAGAGATTGAAACCTTGGATAAGGAGTCGTGTGGCAGCTTTTGAGTTGACTACTTATGCTGAAGTGGTTCAGAAAGTGATGGTAATCGAAGGCGAGAGTGAGCAGAATCAAAAGGAGAAAGGCaacaagaaaagaaaatttgaaacGGGAGAAGAAGGCTCAAGTTACAGGGGTCAAAATTAG